In Oryza sativa Japonica Group chromosome 2, ASM3414082v1, the following are encoded in one genomic region:
- the LOC4330614 gene encoding potassium transporter 25 isoform X2 gives MDLEAAHGAAAAPGKRRRRARESWGASLLLAYQSLGVVYGDVATSPLYVYKSAFAGDDIQHSAGNEEIYGVLSFVFWTLTLISLVKYVLIVLRADDGGEGGTFALYSLICRHVRAGLLPGGAGDELAVGGRRDARAMSRLRAMLERYRVLQRLLLLFALLGTCMVIGDGVLTPAVSVYSAVSGLELSMEHEHHKYVQLPVTCAILIGLFALQHYGTHRVGFIFAPIVCVWLLCISAIGVYNIVHWNHHVYRALSPYYMYQFLKKTQTGGWMSLGGILLCVTGSEAMYADLGHFSQSSIKIAFMSVVYPALVLAYMGQAAYISQHHSFENAYHIGFYVSVPEKLRWPVLVIAILAAVVGSQAVITGTFSIIKQCSSLSCFPGVKIVHTSSTVHGQIYIPEINWILMILCLAVTLGFRNTKHLANAQGLAVITVMLVTTCLMSLVIVLCWNKSIFLALGFLIFFGTIEVLYFSASLVKFHEGAWVPITLSFIFMIVMCVWHYGTIKKYEFDFQNKVSVNWLLNLGPSLGIVRVRGIGLIHTELVSGIPAIFSHFVTNLPAFHQVLVFLCVKSVPVPHVQPEERFLVGRIGPKEYRLYRVIVRYGYRDVQKDDIEFEKDLVSSIAEFIRSGDSHHNGVLEDTDKSCEKLSSISNGIPLWMEDGEVDASASPHKETDTQIISPNRKKARFVLPKNAQVDSEVRRELQELMDAREAGMSFILGHSYMKAKSGSSFIKRIVINFFYEFLRRNSRGPSYAATIPHASTLEVGMVYQV, from the exons ATGGATCTGGAGGCCGCGCATGGCGCGGCTGCGGCGCCAGGGAAG aggaggaggagggcgagggagTCATGGGGAGCGTCGCTGCTGCTCGCGTACCAGAGCCTCGGGGTGGTGTACGGCGACGTGGCCACGTCGCCGCTGTACGTGTACAAGAGCGccttcgccggcgacgacatCCAGCACTCGGCGGGGAACGAGGAGATCTACGGCGTGCTGTCCTTCGTGTTCTGGACGCTGACCCTCATCTCGCTCGTCAAGTACGTGCTCATCGTGCtccgcgccgacgacggcggcgagggcggcacGTTCGCGCTCTACTCCCTCATCTGCCGCCACGTCCGCGCGGGCCTGCttcccggcggcgccggcgacgagctcgccgTGGGAGGGCGTCGTGACGCCCGGGCCATGTCGAGGCTGAGGGCGATGCTGGAGAGGTACAGGGTGCTGCAGAGGCTGCTGCTCCTGTTCGCGCTGCTCGGGACGTGTATGGTCATCGGGGACGGCGTGCTCACCCCTGCGGTCTCTG TGTACTCTGCGGTCTCTGGGCTTGAGTTGTCAATGGAGCATGAGCATCACAAAT ACGTACAACTTCCTGTGACGTGTGCCATACTTATAGGCTTGTTTGCGCTGCAACACTATGGTACACACAGAGTTGGATTTATCTTTGCCCCAATTGTCTGCGTCTGGCTTCTCTGCATAAGTGCTATAGGGGTTTACAACATTGTTCACTGGAACCACCATGTGTACCGAGCCCTCTCACCATACTACATGTATCAGTTTCTCAAGAAGACCCAAACAGGTGGTTGGATGTCACTGGGTGGAATTCTTCTATGTGTAACAG GTTCGGAAGCTATGTATGCAGATCTTGGACATTTCTCACAATCGTCAATTAAG ATTGCGTTCATGTCTGTGGTTTATCCAGCTCTAGTTCTTGCTTACATGGGGCAGGCTGCTTATATCTCACAACACCACAGCTTTGAGAATGCTTATCATATTGGATTCTATGTGTCAGTACCAG AAAAACTTAGATGGCCTGTTCTGGTGATTGCTATACTAGCAGCTGTGGTTGGGAGCCAAGCAGTCATTACTGGCACCTTTTCAATTATCAAGCAGTGCTCTTCATTAAGTTGCTTCCCTGGCGTGAAAATTGTGCACACATCATCTACAGTACACGGTCAGATATACATACCTGAAATCAATTGGATCCTGATGATACTCTGCCTGGCTGTTACTCTTGGCTTCAGAAACACGAAACATTTGGCAAATGCACAAG GTCTGGCAGTTATAACTGTTATGCTTGTTACCACTTGTTTAATGTCACTGGTCATTGTGCTTTGCTGGAACAAAAGTATCTTCCTTGCGCTCGGTTTCCTGATTTTCTTTGGCACAATCGAAGTACTCTACTTCTCAGCTTCCCTTGTCAAGTTTCATGAAGGCGCATGGGTCCCAATTACCCTCTCCTTTATATTTATGATAGTCATGTGCGTGTGGCATTATGGCACTATAAAGAAGTATGAGTTCGATTTCCAAAACAAGGTTTCAGTAAACTGGCTCTTGAACCTTGGTCCTTCATTGGGGATTGTCCGTGTTCGAGGCATTGGACTGATACATACAGAACTGGTATCTGGAATTCCAGCCATCTTCTCCCACTTCGTCACTAATCTGCCTGCATTTCACCAG GTACTGGTTTTTCTGTGTGTTAAATCAGTTCCAGTGCCACATGTTCAACCTGAAGAACGGTTTCTAGTGGGTCGCATTGGTCCAAAAGAGTACAGGCTATACAGGGTCATCGTGAGGTATGGGTACCGTGATGTGCAGAAGGATGACATAGAGTTTGAAAAGGACCTAGTCAGCAGCATTGCAGAGTTCATCCGCAGTGGGGATTCTCACCACAACGGTGTTTTGGAGGACACAGACAAGTCGTGTGAGAAACTGTCTTCCATCAGTAATGGTATTCCATTGTGGATGGAGGATGGAGAGGTCGATGCTTCAGCATCCCCTCATAAGGAGACAGATACACAGATCATATCACCAAACCGAAAGAAAGCAAGGTTCGTGCTGCCAAAGAATGCCCAGGTGGACAGCGAAGTGCGCCGTGAGCTGCAGGAGCTCATGGATGCAAGGGAGGCTGGAATGTCCTTCATCTTAGGACACTCCTACATGAAGGCGAAGAGCGGGTCTAGTTTCATAAAGCGAATCGTGATAAACTTCTTCTACGAGTTCTTGAGGAGAAACAGCCGCGGACCATCTTATGCTGCTACCATACCTCATGCCTCCACACTGGAGGTGGGAATGGTCTACCAAGTCTGA
- the LOC4330614 gene encoding potassium transporter 25 isoform X1 encodes MDLEAAHGAAAAPGKQRRRRARESWGASLLLAYQSLGVVYGDVATSPLYVYKSAFAGDDIQHSAGNEEIYGVLSFVFWTLTLISLVKYVLIVLRADDGGEGGTFALYSLICRHVRAGLLPGGAGDELAVGGRRDARAMSRLRAMLERYRVLQRLLLLFALLGTCMVIGDGVLTPAVSVYSAVSGLELSMEHEHHKYVQLPVTCAILIGLFALQHYGTHRVGFIFAPIVCVWLLCISAIGVYNIVHWNHHVYRALSPYYMYQFLKKTQTGGWMSLGGILLCVTGSEAMYADLGHFSQSSIKIAFMSVVYPALVLAYMGQAAYISQHHSFENAYHIGFYVSVPEKLRWPVLVIAILAAVVGSQAVITGTFSIIKQCSSLSCFPGVKIVHTSSTVHGQIYIPEINWILMILCLAVTLGFRNTKHLANAQGLAVITVMLVTTCLMSLVIVLCWNKSIFLALGFLIFFGTIEVLYFSASLVKFHEGAWVPITLSFIFMIVMCVWHYGTIKKYEFDFQNKVSVNWLLNLGPSLGIVRVRGIGLIHTELVSGIPAIFSHFVTNLPAFHQVLVFLCVKSVPVPHVQPEERFLVGRIGPKEYRLYRVIVRYGYRDVQKDDIEFEKDLVSSIAEFIRSGDSHHNGVLEDTDKSCEKLSSISNGIPLWMEDGEVDASASPHKETDTQIISPNRKKARFVLPKNAQVDSEVRRELQELMDAREAGMSFILGHSYMKAKSGSSFIKRIVINFFYEFLRRNSRGPSYAATIPHASTLEVGMVYQV; translated from the exons ATGGATCTGGAGGCCGCGCATGGCGCGGCTGCGGCGCCAGGGAAG cagaggaggaggagggcgagggagTCATGGGGAGCGTCGCTGCTGCTCGCGTACCAGAGCCTCGGGGTGGTGTACGGCGACGTGGCCACGTCGCCGCTGTACGTGTACAAGAGCGccttcgccggcgacgacatCCAGCACTCGGCGGGGAACGAGGAGATCTACGGCGTGCTGTCCTTCGTGTTCTGGACGCTGACCCTCATCTCGCTCGTCAAGTACGTGCTCATCGTGCtccgcgccgacgacggcggcgagggcggcacGTTCGCGCTCTACTCCCTCATCTGCCGCCACGTCCGCGCGGGCCTGCttcccggcggcgccggcgacgagctcgccgTGGGAGGGCGTCGTGACGCCCGGGCCATGTCGAGGCTGAGGGCGATGCTGGAGAGGTACAGGGTGCTGCAGAGGCTGCTGCTCCTGTTCGCGCTGCTCGGGACGTGTATGGTCATCGGGGACGGCGTGCTCACCCCTGCGGTCTCTG TGTACTCTGCGGTCTCTGGGCTTGAGTTGTCAATGGAGCATGAGCATCACAAAT ACGTACAACTTCCTGTGACGTGTGCCATACTTATAGGCTTGTTTGCGCTGCAACACTATGGTACACACAGAGTTGGATTTATCTTTGCCCCAATTGTCTGCGTCTGGCTTCTCTGCATAAGTGCTATAGGGGTTTACAACATTGTTCACTGGAACCACCATGTGTACCGAGCCCTCTCACCATACTACATGTATCAGTTTCTCAAGAAGACCCAAACAGGTGGTTGGATGTCACTGGGTGGAATTCTTCTATGTGTAACAG GTTCGGAAGCTATGTATGCAGATCTTGGACATTTCTCACAATCGTCAATTAAG ATTGCGTTCATGTCTGTGGTTTATCCAGCTCTAGTTCTTGCTTACATGGGGCAGGCTGCTTATATCTCACAACACCACAGCTTTGAGAATGCTTATCATATTGGATTCTATGTGTCAGTACCAG AAAAACTTAGATGGCCTGTTCTGGTGATTGCTATACTAGCAGCTGTGGTTGGGAGCCAAGCAGTCATTACTGGCACCTTTTCAATTATCAAGCAGTGCTCTTCATTAAGTTGCTTCCCTGGCGTGAAAATTGTGCACACATCATCTACAGTACACGGTCAGATATACATACCTGAAATCAATTGGATCCTGATGATACTCTGCCTGGCTGTTACTCTTGGCTTCAGAAACACGAAACATTTGGCAAATGCACAAG GTCTGGCAGTTATAACTGTTATGCTTGTTACCACTTGTTTAATGTCACTGGTCATTGTGCTTTGCTGGAACAAAAGTATCTTCCTTGCGCTCGGTTTCCTGATTTTCTTTGGCACAATCGAAGTACTCTACTTCTCAGCTTCCCTTGTCAAGTTTCATGAAGGCGCATGGGTCCCAATTACCCTCTCCTTTATATTTATGATAGTCATGTGCGTGTGGCATTATGGCACTATAAAGAAGTATGAGTTCGATTTCCAAAACAAGGTTTCAGTAAACTGGCTCTTGAACCTTGGTCCTTCATTGGGGATTGTCCGTGTTCGAGGCATTGGACTGATACATACAGAACTGGTATCTGGAATTCCAGCCATCTTCTCCCACTTCGTCACTAATCTGCCTGCATTTCACCAG GTACTGGTTTTTCTGTGTGTTAAATCAGTTCCAGTGCCACATGTTCAACCTGAAGAACGGTTTCTAGTGGGTCGCATTGGTCCAAAAGAGTACAGGCTATACAGGGTCATCGTGAGGTATGGGTACCGTGATGTGCAGAAGGATGACATAGAGTTTGAAAAGGACCTAGTCAGCAGCATTGCAGAGTTCATCCGCAGTGGGGATTCTCACCACAACGGTGTTTTGGAGGACACAGACAAGTCGTGTGAGAAACTGTCTTCCATCAGTAATGGTATTCCATTGTGGATGGAGGATGGAGAGGTCGATGCTTCAGCATCCCCTCATAAGGAGACAGATACACAGATCATATCACCAAACCGAAAGAAAGCAAGGTTCGTGCTGCCAAAGAATGCCCAGGTGGACAGCGAAGTGCGCCGTGAGCTGCAGGAGCTCATGGATGCAAGGGAGGCTGGAATGTCCTTCATCTTAGGACACTCCTACATGAAGGCGAAGAGCGGGTCTAGTTTCATAAAGCGAATCGTGATAAACTTCTTCTACGAGTTCTTGAGGAGAAACAGCCGCGGACCATCTTATGCTGCTACCATACCTCATGCCTCCACACTGGAGGTGGGAATGGTCTACCAAGTCTGA
- the LOC4330615 gene encoding uncharacterized protein has product MEGGGRGGGPVVAALLLAALLLAAVAPASASSYPAKVVSGFLSNAASSVMKRLWSLKSTTKTGSGGKSMVKYEGGYTVETVFDGSKLGIEPYAVEVTQGGELLVMDSMNSNIYRIALPLSRYSRPKLVAGSPEGFPGHVDGRPREARMNHPKGFTVDGRGNIYVADAMNMAIRKISDTGVTTIAGGKSSRGGHVDGPSDDAKFSTDFEVRYIGSSCSLLVIDRGNQAIREIQLNFDDCVYQYEAGFPLGVAVLLAAAFFGYMLALLQRRVLGMVSTEDEPETQTPLKASIASIPPYQKPLKQSVRPPLIPNEDESEKQEVEEGFFTSIGKLIVGAKSSVAEIVGAAFSRKKRLNIHQQQARVRSWPVQESYAIPRDETPPPLDTRTPTPRKNYAFMSKEPEKIHHIRHGRSQFNGWNGDAPQQQQQQQQQQQIHHQQYLQHHRQYSSGPQTFYEPSCEATNEIVFGAVQEVDSKRRAVEIKPMNHGDPQYDQDGLRHRSSYTGYSNNW; this is encoded by the exons ATGGAGGGtggggggagaggcggcggccccgtggtggcggcgctgctgctggccgcgctcctcctcgccgccgtcgctccggccTCCGCGTCGTCGTACCCCGCAA AGGTGGTGAGTGGGTTCCTCTCCAACGCGGCGTCGTCGGTGATGAAGCGGCTGTGGTCGCTCAAATCCACCACGAAGACAG GAAGCGGAGGGAAGTCGATGGTGAAGTACGAGGGCGGGTACACCGTGGAGACGGTCTTCGACGGGAGCAAGCTGGGGATCGAGCCCTACGCGGTGGAGGTCACCCAGGGCGGCGAGCTGCTCGTCATGGACTCCATGAACAGCAACATCTACAGGATCGCCCTGCCGCTGTCTCGAT ATAGCAGACCAAAGCTTGTAGCTGGTTCTCCGGAAGGATTTCCTGGTCATGTTGATGGAAGGCCTCGAGAGGCCAGGATGAACCATCCAAAGGGATTTACGGTGGACGGCAGGGGTAACATTTATGTGGCTGATGCTATGAACATGGCTATTAGAAAGATCAGTGACACAG GGGTTACAACTATTGCTGGGGGGAAATCAAGCAGAGGAGGGCATGTTGATGGACCAAGTGATGATGCAAAATTTTCTACTGATTTTGAAGTCCGCTATATTGGCAGTAGCTGCTCCCTTTTGGTGATTGACAGAGGAAACCAAGCGATTCGGGAGATTCAACTCAACTTCGATGACTGTGTATATCAGTATGAAGCTGGTTTTCCTCTAG GAGTTGCGGTGCTTCTTGCTGCTGCGTTCTTTGGCTACATGCTCGCGTTGCTCCAACGCAGGGTATTAGGGATGGTGTCAACAGAAGAT GAACCTGAGACTCAGACTCCACTAAAAGCTAGCATTGCAAGCATCCCTCCATACCAGAAGCCGCTAAAACAATCTGTCCGTCCACCGTTAATCCCAAATGAGGATGAATCTGAGAAACAAGAGGTTGAAGAGGGGTTCTTTACCTCAATCGGTAAACTCATCGTGGGAGCCAAATCGTCTGTTGCAGAGATAGTTGGTGCAGCCTTTTCTAGAAAGAAGCGTTTAAACATTCATCAGCAGCAGGCTAGAGTACGCTCTTGGCCGGttcaagaaagctacgccatCCCGCGGGATGAGACGCCTCCACCACTGGATACAAGAACTCCAACCCCACGCAAGAACTATGCTTTCATGTCAAAGGAGCCCGAAAAGATCCACCACATCCGGCATGGTCGGTCTCAGTTCAATGGTTGGAACGGAGACGCacctcagcagcagcagcaacagcagcagcagcagcaaatacATCACCAGCAGTACTTACAGCATCATAGGCAGTATTCATCAGGACCGCAAACTTTCTATGAGCCAAGCTGTGAGGCAACAAACGAGATTGTCTTTGGAGCCGTGCAGGAGGTAGACAGCAAGCGCCGCGCTGTGGAGATCAAACCCATGAACCATGGCGATCCGCAGTATGACCAAGATGGGTTGCGGCACCGCAGCAGCTACACCGGTTACAGCAACAACTGGTAG
- the LOC4330616 gene encoding rRNA-processing protein fcf2 — protein MAEAAPIGLSWAPKLPSLPTTSGGKKDTGASSSRAQGSLWKPASELVDGLFVPPRDPRKANKLARKNVKDTSGKGWFDMPAPTITPELKKDLEILQLRHVMDPKRHFKRAGKSKALPKYFQVGTVIEPASEFFSSRLTKRERKTTLVDELLSDQHLKNYRMRKVREIQESRTPGGSQKWRNKGKKTLKRAKDRRK, from the exons atggcggaggcggcgccgattGGCCTGTCGTGGGCGCCCAAGCTGCCCTCCCTGCCGACGACCAGCGGCGGGAAGAAGGACACGGGAGCCAGCTCTAGCAGAGCGCAGGGGTCGCTCTGGAAGCCCGCGAGCGAGCTCGTCGACGGGCTCTTCGTGCCACCGAGGGACCCGAGGAAGGCCAACAAGCTGGCCAGGAAGAACGTCAAGGACACCTCCGGCAAGGGCTG GTTCGACATGCCGGCTCCCACCATCACTCCTGAGTTGAAGAAAGATCTTGAGATTTTGCAG CTGAGACATGTAATGGACCCAAAAAGACACTTCAAGAGGGCAGGAAAATCCAAGGCCCTTCCGAAATACTTCCAA GTTGGTACAGTTATTGAGCCTGCATCTGAGTTCTTCTCAAGTAGGCTGACAAAGAGGGAGCGCAAAACAACATTGGTTGATGAGCTCTTATCTGATCAACATCTTAAGAACTACAG GATGCGCAAAGTAAGGGAAATTCAGGAGAGCCGCACTCCAGGAGGCAGCCAGAAGTGGAGGAACAAGGGCAAGAAAACACTCAAAAGAGCCAAGGATAGGCGGAAATGA
- the LOC107275756 gene encoding aluminum-activated malate transporter 9, with the protein MGTLPVTMPPPQSPELRSLRSTLDQRGELRAPLLSFDWGFPGGIARWEGEEGRLRRAAGAARAAATEMWAFARKDPRKPVFAAKVATALALITLLVFLREPTDLANHAVWAILTVVVVFEFSIGATLSKGLNRGLGTLTAGGFALAVSELSSSMGNFGNVILIICTFVVAFGATLTKLHPKMKPYEYGFRVFLLTFCYVTVSGYNTGKFIATAISRFLLIAIGAAVSLALNIGIHPIWAGEDLHNLVAKNFDGVAKSLEGCVDGYLKCMEYERVPSTILTYQASDDDHLYSGCRAAVESSAQEEALLGFAIWEPPHGPYKMMKYPWMNYTKVGGALRHCSFSVMALHGCILSEIQAPPESRQVFSAELHRVGQEGAKVLRELGHRVKTMTRLSSQNILSEVHFAAEQLQKKIDQKSYLLVNTEKWQALIRRHGGGAKDGGLVPGRRAIASPGAVHKSSSFASSTSHSSLNSAPRTDASYKPQPPWPIRQPSFHPSLPFEAAAAEARTYESASALSLATFASLLIEFVARLRSLVDAFEELSESANFKEDPVEEPSAISRENGGVLYRLRRFFGLEELRQRAGEP; encoded by the exons atgGGGACGCTGCCGGTCACCATGCCGCCTCCGCAGTCGCCGGAGCTGCGGTCGCTGCGGTCGACGCTGGACCAGCGCGGCGAGCTGAGGGCCCCGCTGCTCTCGTTCGACTGGGGCTTCCCCGGCGGGATCGCCCgctgggagggggaggagggtcgcctccggcgggcggcgggcgccgcgcgcgccgcggccacGGAGATGTGGGCGTTCGCGCGGAAGGACCCGCGGAAGCCCGTGTTCGCGGCCAAGGTGGCGACGGCGCTCGCGCTCATCACGCTGCTCGTGTTCCTCCGCGAGCCCACCGACCTCGCCAACCACGCCGTCTGGGCCAtcctcaccgtcgtcgtcgtcttcgagtTCAGCATCG GTGCAACCTTGAGCAAAGGGCTCAACAGGGGATTGGGAACTCTTACTGCAGGAGGGTTTGCTCTAGCAGTTTCTGAATTGTCCTCAAGCATGGGAAATTTTGGCAACGTGATTCTGATCATATGCACGTTTGTTGTCG CATTCGGTGCGACCTTGACAAAGCTGCACCCCAAGATGAAGCCTTACGAGTATGGATTTCGTGTCTTCTTGCTGACATTCTGCTATGTCACGGTCTCTGGATACAACACGGGGAAATTCATCGCAACGGCTATAAGCAGATTTTTACTGATTGCCATTGGCGCCGCTGTCAGTCTTGCGCTCAATATTGGCATACATCCAATCTGGGCAGGGGAGGATCTGCACAATTTAGTGGCGAAGAATTTTGATGGCGTCGCAAAATCGTTAGAAG GATGCGTTGATGGATATCTGAAATGCATGGAGTATGAAAGAGTTCCATCTACGATACTGACGTACCAAGCTTCTGATGATGATCATCTGTATAGCGGGTGCAGGGCAGCTGTTGAATCATCAGCTCAAGAGGAAGCCCTG TTAGGATTTGCTATCTGGGAACCACCACATGGCCCTTACAAAATGATGAAATATCCTTGGATGAACTACACTAAAGTTGGTGGAGCATTGAGGCATTGCTCTTTTTCTGTCATGGCACTACATGGGTGCATTCTCTCGGAGATTCAG GCGCCACCGGAGAGCAGACAGGTTTTCAGCGCAGAGCTCCATAGGGTTGGCCAAGAAGGCGCCAAAGTGTTGCGCGAGCTGGGGCACAGGGTTAAAACGATGACAAGACTAAGCTCTCAAAACATTCTATCAGAAGTCCACTTCGCAGCTGAACAGCTGCAGAAGAAGATCGACCAGAAGTCTTACCTCCTCGTCAACACGGAGAAATGGCAAGCTCTCATCAGGCGCCATGGAGGAGGAGCCAAGGATGGTGGGCTTGTTCCGGGGCGCCGCGCCATTGCCAGCCCCGGTGCAGTGCACAAGTCCAGCAGCTTCGCCTCGAGCACGTCCCACTCCAGCTTAAATTCGGCACCCAGGACCGACGCATCGTACAAGCCGCAGCCGCCATGGCCGATCAGGCAACCGTCCTTCCACCCGAGCTTGCCGTTcgaagctgcggcggcggaggcgagaacCTACGAGAGCGCGAGCGCGCTGTCGCTGGCCACGTTCGCGTCTCTTCTGATCGAGTTCGTTGCTCGGCTCAGGAGCCTCGTTGATGCGTTCGAAGAGCTGAGTGAAAGCGCCAACTTCAAGGAGGACCCCGTGGAGGAGCCCTCCGCGATCAGCAGGGAGAATGGAGGTGTTTTGTACAGATTACGCAGGTTTTTTGGGCTTGAAGAGTTGAGGCAGAGGGCAGGGGAGCCCTAA
- the LOC4330617 gene encoding aspartyl protease APCB1, which yields MPPPPPPPPPPAAPDPPQLHGVVIITLPPPDQPSKGKTITAFTYTDDDVTPPPPTPPPTHLPTRALVPAGAGAGAEARRSRRGFSPRRAAAMVLVLGALAVAAYYSFYSDVAVQFLGMQEEAQNERNETKSFLLPLYPKARQGRALREFGDIKLAARRFDNDGGGGVGRKSRNKLEVKKAAAAGTNSTALLPIKGNVFPDGQYYTSIFVGNPPRPYFLDVDTGSDLTWIQCDAPCTNCAKGPHPLYKPAKEKIVPPKDLLCQELQGNQNYCETCKQCDYEIEYADRSSSMGVLARDDMHIITTNGGREKLDFVFGCAYDQQGQLLASPAKTDGILGLSSAGISLPSQLANQGIISNVFGHCITRDPNGGGYMFLGDDYVPRWGMTSTPIRSAPDNLFHTEAQKVYYGDQQLSMRGASGNSVQVIFDSGSSYTYLPDEIYKNLIAAIKYAYPNFVQDSSDRTLPLCLATDFPVRYLEDVKQLFKPLNLHFGKRWFVMPRTFTILPDNYLIISDKGNVCLGFLNGKDIDHGSTVIVGDNALRGKLVVYDNQQRQIGWTNSDCTKPQTQKGFPFFL from the exons atgccgccgccgccgcctcccccaccgcccccggcggcgccggatccgccgcagCTCCATGGCGTGGTCATCATCACCCTCCCTCCCCCGGACCAGCCCTCCAAGGGCAAGACCATCACCGCGTTCACCTACACCGACGACGACGTCACCCCGCCCCCGCCTACGCCTCCGCCGACGCATCTGCCGACGCGGGCTCTAGTGcccgcgggggcgggggcgggggcggaggctaGGCGATCGAGGCGGGGGTtctcgccgcggcgggcggcggcgatggtgctcGTTCTCGGggcgctcgccgtcgcggcATACTACTCCTTCTACTCGGACGTGGCCGTCCAGTTCTTGGGGATGCAGGAGGAGGCGCAGAATGAGAGGAACGAGACCAAGTCGTTCCTGCTGCCGCTGTACCCCAAGGCACGGCAGGGGCGCGCGCTGCGGGAGTTTGGAGACATCAAGCTCGCGGCCAGAAGATTCGATAATGACGGCGGAGGGGGCGTCGGCAGGAAATCTAGGAACAAATTGGAGGTCAAGAAGGCAGCTGCGGCGGGGACGAACTCGACGGCTCTGCTCCCGATCAAGGGGAATGTCTTCCCTGATGG GCAGTACTACACATCTATTTTTGTGGGCAATCCACCCAGACCTTATTTTCTTGATGTTGATACTGGAAGCGATTTGACATGGATCCAGTGTGATGCACCATGCACAAACTGTGCCAAA GGACCTCATCCTTTATATAAGCCGGCAAAAGAAAAGATAGTCCCTCCCAAGGATTTATTATGTCAAGAGTTGCAAGGCAACCAGAACTACTGTGAAACATGCAAGCAATGTGATTATGAGATTGAATATGCTGATCGAAGCTCCTCCATGGGTGTCCTTGCTAGGGATGATATGCATATTATCACTACTAATGGTGGAAGGGAAAAACTAGATTTTGTGTTTGG GTGTGCATATGATCAGCAAGGCCAGCTTTTGGCCTCACCAGCTAAGACCGATGGGATCCTTGGTCTTAGTAGTGCAGGAATAAGCCTTCCCAGTCAGCTGGCCAACCAAGGCATTATTTCCAATGTTTTTGGTCATTGTATCACTAGAGATCCAAATGGTGGAGGATATATGTTTCTAGGGGATGACTATGTACCCAGATGGGGAATGACATCAACACCTATCCGAAGTGCTCCAGA TAACTTGTTCCACACAGAAGCCCAAAAGGTATATTATGGGGACCAACAGCTCAGTATGCGTGGGGCATCAGGGAACTCAGTTCAAGTGATTTTTGACAGCGGAAGTTCATATACATACCTCCCAGATGAAATATACAAAAACCTTATTGCAGCT ATCAAATATGCCTACCCAAATTTTGTCCAAGATAGTTCAGATCGTACATTACCTTTATGCTTGGCAACTGATTTTCCTGTGAG GTATTTGGAAGATGTCAAACAGCTCTTCAAGCCCTTGAATCTTCATTTTGGGAAAAGATGGTTTGTAATGCCCAGAACATTCACCATTCTTCCTGATAATTACTTGATCATTAGT GATAAAGGCAATGTCTGCCTGGGATTCCTCAATGGAAAGGACATCGATCATGGGTCAACAGTAATAGTCGGAG ATAATGCTCTGCGCGGCAAGTTGGTTGTGTATGACAATCAACAGAGGCAGATTGGATGGACTAATTCAGACTGCACCAAGCCACAAACACAAAAGGGCTTTCCCTTCTTCCTCTAA